ATCGAGGAGAAAGCGATTGGCGAGACCGAGATCGACATCGAGGAGGGATCGATGGACGAGACGGACGCCGATTCGGACGACGAATCGATCGGCCTCGATCATTCGACCAACGACATCGATACCGACGGTACCGACGCTGACGATTTCGAGTCGGACGAGCCGTAATCGACGCCGGTAGCTGCGTCGCTCACTGGAGAGCGCTCCCGCTCACCGCGAGAGAACCGCAAAAACGGGCGTCTCGAGTTCGGGCTTGCTTACGCGCCCGCGGATTCGAGGGCGTCTTCGATGTCGTCGCGCTGTGTGACGCCGACGAAGCGCTCGACGATCTCGTCGTCGTTTTCGATAATGAGCGTCGGCAGGGAGCGTACCTGGTACTCGTTGGCGATATCCTGTTGCTCGTCCACGTTTACTTTTTCGACTTCGAATCGGCCCTCCCAGTCGTCCTCGAGCTCCTCGAGGATTGGATCCTGGGTCTTGCAGGGGCCACACCAGTCTGCGTAGAAGTCCTTCAGTGTGACAGTCATCGGTTCATCGCTAGTTCCAACGCGTCGCGCATAAGGGTTTCCCACCGGTTGTGAATTGCCGCAATCGGAGGCACCGATCGCAGGTGCGTGCTGTAGCCGATCGGTGCAGAATTCGCGGGACAGGGGTACGATGGTTGAACATTTTATCGTCTCACTGACACGACGGGTGATAACGAAACAGCGTTAGCCGAAAAGGCGGGTGCGTTCGAGGGCCCGTGTCGAACTCGGTGTCGCCGCGGTTCATCAAGTCACTCGACGAGCGCGCTCTGTGGCTTCCGCCGAGAGCGCGACGTACCGCGGCGCTGTTTCGGCCGTACCGTCTCGAGGACGTGTTAATAAGATAGTTAGCACTTTCTACGAATGGTCGCTTATAATATGTGTGTGTGAATAATTTCGATTCGATTTCCCCGAAGAATCGGGACGGTCTGGATAAATCGATCCAGACCGATACAGCCACTCAGGAAAAGCGTCCCCGGCTGAATGAGAAAAATGGAACCATCTCGGTATCGATCGGTGAAATGATTGGCTTTGTGGAGGCAAAATCGATATTTAAAAGTCATTCACCACATAAGTCCGAATACTGGAGTATAATATGCGAGAAAATGCAGAGCTATTAGACGTTTGTCTCACCAAATTCGCCAATACTCGGTCGAACGAGGTTCGGTAGTTGATACCGAATGCTCACATTCTATATCATATATGGAAATAGGTATGTTGTCGGTCGAATGCGTCACCACAGGGCTACCGATGCCGTGTACGCGGACCGGCGGAGGCTCTCCGTCCGTCTGTGATCGAGGCCGCGTTCACAACGTGTGCTGCCGTTCGAACGCGTTGGCACTCGAGAGCACCGTCGCGTCGGCGAAGCGCTCGCCGATCAGCATGAGCCCGACCGGGAGATCGTTCGCCCGTCCCGCGGGCACCGAAATCGCCGGATGGCCGGTCACGTCGAACGGCGACGTGTTATGGAGCATGTTAAGCGCCCGGTCGATCGCCTCGAGTCGCGAGATCGACTCGTCGACTTCGTGGGCGGTCTGGGGCGTCGTGGGCATCGCGAGGACGTCGACATCCGAGAGCGCCTCGTCGTAGGCGTCGGTCAACTGTCGGCCCAGGTTCTTCGCCTTCGCGTAGTACTGGCCGCGGTACTCCTCGGAGAGGTACTGCCCGAGCACGAGCGTGAGTTTCAGCGTCGTCAGGTAGTCGTCGGCGTGGGCTCGCCGCGCCCGTCCGAACGCGTTCGCCAGTTGGGTGTCGTAGAACCCCTTCCCGTAGTGACCGATACACTCGGCGTCGACCGTCGCGGCCGTCTCCTCCGTCGCGATGGCGTTCCAGATGGTAAGTCCGTCGACGTGCATCGGGACGGACACCTCCGTCACCGTCGCACCGGCGTCTTCGAACTCGGTGAGGGCGTCGCGTACGGCGTCGTCGGCCGCCGGTTCGCTGACCGCGTGGCCGAATCCCTCCTCGACGACGCCGACGGTCACGTCGGACGGGTCCTCGGAGAGTGCCCCCGTGTAGTCGTCGGTCGGAACGGCACCCTGTCGGGGATCGAGATCGTCCTCGCCGGCGATCACGTCCAGTACGCGTGCACAGTCCTCGACGGTCGAACACATCGGCCCGGCGTGATCGAACGAGCGACCGAGACCCGCGATTCCGGTGTAGGGAACCAGTCCGTGGGTGGACTTGTGGCCGACGATCCCGCTCCAGGCGGCGGGGATGCGAATCGAGCCGCCCTGATCGCCGCCGATGGCGACGTCGACGTCGCCGTTACCCACGGCCGCGGCCGATCCCGACGAGGAACCGCCGGCGATATAATCGGAATCGACGGGGTTCAACACCGGCCCGGTCGCGGAGAGTTCGCCGCTCCCCGAGAACGCCATGTCTTCCATGTTTAGCTTCCCGGTGATGTCCGCGCCGGCCTCGAGCAGTCGGCTGACGATCGTCGCGTCGGTCGACGGCACGTAGCCCTCGAAGAGCTTCGACCCCAGTGTCATCTCGACGCCGGCCACGTTGATATTGTCCTTGAGACCGACGTCGTAGTCCTCGAGCGGGCCATTCTCGGCTCCCTTTACCTCACATTTGGTGACGAACGCGTTGAGGGGGTCCTCAT
Above is a window of Natronorubrum tibetense GA33 DNA encoding:
- a CDS encoding amidase, whose product is MSESPPNVQPPTPDEIRAYAAYHHIDLSDEEVEEFEAAITETLAGYERLDELPDPRPRVEYTDRDPGYKPGRDEDPLNAFVTKCEVKGAENGPLEDYDVGLKDNINVAGVEMTLGSKLFEGYVPSTDATIVSRLLEAGADITGKLNMEDMAFSGSGELSATGPVLNPVDSDYIAGGSSSGSAAAVGNGDVDVAIGGDQGGSIRIPAAWSGIVGHKSTHGLVPYTGIAGLGRSFDHAGPMCSTVEDCARVLDVIAGEDDLDPRQGAVPTDDYTGALSEDPSDVTVGVVEEGFGHAVSEPAADDAVRDALTEFEDAGATVTEVSVPMHVDGLTIWNAIATEETAATVDAECIGHYGKGFYDTQLANAFGRARRAHADDYLTTLKLTLVLGQYLSEEYRGQYYAKAKNLGRQLTDAYDEALSDVDVLAMPTTPQTAHEVDESISRLEAIDRALNMLHNTSPFDVTGHPAISVPAGRANDLPVGLMLIGERFADATVLSSANAFERQHTL
- a CDS encoding thioredoxin family protein, whose protein sequence is MTVTLKDFYADWCGPCKTQDPILEELEDDWEGRFEVEKVNVDEQQDIANEYQVRSLPTLIIENDDEIVERFVGVTQRDDIEDALESAGA